In Oryza glaberrima chromosome 8, OglaRS2, whole genome shotgun sequence, the following are encoded in one genomic region:
- the LOC127781803 gene encoding protein phosphatase 1 regulatory inhibitor subunit PPP1R8 homolog: MYRGGLDRFKKAQALEPFSVQSGSAAKNVPVAARTAKGPPAPLTLPQNSHVGTSQSHPSPQGASLRVAGQETGAPGHAGTQVGGGQSAWQPPDWAIEPRPGVYYLEVLKDGDVIDRINLEKKRHIFGRQVPACDFVLDHQSVSRQHAAVVPHRNGSIYVIDLGSVHGTFVANERLTKDNPVELEVGQSLRFAASTRTYILRKNSAAFFPTHSLPSDVSLPSPPDPNDEDAVVAYNTILNRYGISKSDLSRSKDSSGDASGANDDNEPAGRPLKRSKKLRVSFRDQVGGELIQVVGISDGADVETEPGPVGVKEGSLVGKYESLVQVTVIPKGKEQPSPKESASPSGVTDKLQQVLTKVKSTAKGGIYDDLYGDTVPQLLGPSWAYRSDDQAEKVKAADEKKSSGNMDTNSADDNDDLFGDL; the protein is encoded by the exons CTCAGGCCTTGGAGCCATTCTCCGTTCAATCCGGTTCGGCGGCCAAGAATGTACCTGTAGCGGCGAGAACAGCTAAAGGACCGCCGGCTCCATTGACACTGCCACAGAATTCACATGTTGGAACCAGCCAGAGTCACCCGAGTCCGCAAGGTGCCAGTTTGAGGGTGGCCGGGCAAGAGACCGGGGCGCCGGGGCAtgctgggacccaggtcggtGGTGGGCAATCAGCGTGGCAGCCACCTGACTGGGCGATAGAGCCGCGCCCTGGGGTTTACTATCTTGAGGTGTTGAAGGATGGGGATGTCATTGATCGGATCAATCTGGAGAAGAAGAGGCATATATTTGGGAGGCAGGTACCTGCATGTGATTTCGTGTTGGACCATCAGTCTGTATCGCGGCAGCATGCTGCTGTTGTTCCACACAGAAATGGAAG CATATATGTTATTGATTTAGGATCAGTTCATGGCACATTTGTTGCAAATGAGAGACTAACTAAAGACAACCCTGTTGAACTTGAAGTTGGTCAGTCACTTCGCTTTGCTGCATCAACCAGAACCTATATCCTACGAAAGAATAGCGCTGCCTTTTTCCCAACTCATAGTCTTCCATCAGATGTCAGTCTGCCATCTCCACCAGACCCCAATGATGAAGATGCTGTGGTCGCATACAACACAATACTTAACCGCTATGGTATTAGTAAATCAGACTTATCCAGATCAAAGGATTCTTCGGGAGATGCCTCTGGTGCAAATGATGATAACGAGCCAGCTGGAAGGCCCTTGAAGAGAAGTAAAAAACTAAGAGTATCATTTAGAGATCAAGTTGGAGGAGAACTTATTCAAGTGGTTGGGATTTCAGATGGCGCAGATGTTGAAACTGAACCAGGTCCAGTAGGGGTGAAGGAAGGCAGTCTTGTTGGGAAATATGAATCCCTTGTACAGGTTACTGTCATTCCAAAAGGAAAGGAGCAACCTTCACCAAAGGAAAGTGCATCCCCCAGTGGGGTAACAGATAAGCTACAACAGGTTCTTACCAAAGTTAAAAGCACAGCAAAAGGTGGAATTTATGATGATCTTTATGGGGATACTGTTCCACAACTATTGGGCCCATCTTGGGCATACAGGTCGGATGACCAGGCAGAAAAAGTCAAAGCTGCTGATGAAAAGAAGTCTAGTGGGAATATGGATACAAATTCAGCTGATGATAATGATGACTTGTTTGGTGACTTGTGA